In the Halorubrum ruber genome, GATCTGGCCCACGGTGATCGCGTCGAGGCTGTCGAGGACGGCCTCGAGGATCTGGTCGACCGTGACGATCCCGAAGAGCTTCTCGCCCTCGTAGACCGGCGCGATCTTCACGTCGCCCTCGACGAGGAGCCGGGCGGTCTCGCGGACGTCCTCGTGGCGGTCGACCGAGGGCGCCGGCTTCATCACCGCCGACACCTTCGTGTCGTCCTCCATGCGCGAGCGCATGAGCTGCTTCTCGCCGACGACGCCGGCGTACTCGCCGTCCTCGACGACGACGATCCCCTTGGGGTTCTCTCGCTCGAAGATAGAACGGACCTTGGCGAGCCGCTCGTCGACGTCGACCTCGACGTATTCCGGCACTGCGATATCAGAGATGTTCATAGTCCGTTCTGAGGATTCGACGGGCCGGGTATTGAAAGTGCGGGAGTCGTCGCGCGCGGCGGCGACCGTCGTCTGACGGTCGAAATTCGCCTGAAGGTATTTGGGCGTCGCCGACGAAGTCGGGACGTGAAGCTCTCGACCGCGCTGATCGCCGTCGGCGTCGCGCTGATCGTGATTCCGCTCCCCGTTCCGATCCCCTTCGTCGGCGTGATCGTCGGCACCCTCGCGCTGCTGGCCGGGCTCGTTCTCCGGCTGTTCGGCGTGTGAAGCGCCGCGCTCCCGGCGTGTGAAACCTTTTTGCCCGTTACCGTCACAGAGAGAGGCGTGTACGACGCCGTCGTCCTCGACAACGACGGGGTGTTGGTCGGGCGGACGCCGTTCGACACGCTCCGCGAGGCCGCGTGGGACGCGTTCGTGAGCCTCGGCGTCGAGGATCCGGACCTCGCGCACGTCGACGACGTCGCCGTCGGCGTCGACCCCGCGACGCTGACCGACATCTGCGAGCGCTACGGGGTCGACCCGGCGGAGTTTTGGCGTGTCAGAGACGAGACGGCGGCCGCGGCGCAGATCGACGCCGCGCGGAGGGGGCAGAAGACGCCGTACGACGACGTCGACGCGCTCCGCGCGCTGGACGCCTCGCTCGGCGTCGTCTCCTCGAACCAGCAGGCGACCGTCGACGCGCTCCTCGACCACTTCGGGCTGGCGGGCCGCTTCGAGGTCGCGTACGGCCGCGAGCCCTCGGTGGCCAGCCTCTCGCGGAAGAAGCCCTCGCCCTATTACATCGAGCGCGCCCTCGAGGACCTCGGCGCCGAGACGGCGCTGTTCGTCGGCGACAACGAGTCCGACGTTCGCGCGGCCGACAACGCCGGCATCGACTCGGCGTTCATCCGCCGTCCCCACCGGCGGTCGACGGAGCTCTCCTGTCATCCGACCTACGAGATCGGCGACCTCCACGACCTCGTGAGCATCTGCGGGCGGGCCCCCGAGGCGGACGACTCGGCCTGAGGGCGCCCGCCGCCGCGGCGACGGTGGCCGTCGGCGGCGCCTGGTCCGAACCGCTTTTTGACCGCCCCACGCGATTCGTTCGTATGAACCTCCCGCCCGTCGGCCTCGGAACGATGGGGATCGACGACCCGGACGCGGTCGCGACCGCGCTCTCGCTCGGCTACCGCCACCTCGACACCGCCCGGATCTACGAGAACGAGACGGTCGTCGGCGAGGGGCTCGCAGCGGGGCTGGCCGGCGGGGAGTTCGACCGCGAGGACGTGACCGTCGCGACGAAGCTGTGGATCGACGACCTCGCGGCCGACGCGGTCGCGCCCGCCGCCCGCGAGAGCGCGGACCGCCTAGGCGTCGACGCGATCGACCTGCTGTACGTCCACCGGCCGCGCGGCGACTACGACCCGGAGGCGACGCTGCCCGCGCTCGACCGGTTGGTCGACGAGGGGCTCGTGCGGAACGTTGGCGCCTCGAACTTCGAGCTCCCGGACCTCGACCGCGCGGTCGACGTCCTCGACGCGCCGCTCGCGGCCCATCAGACCGAACTTCATCCGCTCTTTTATAAACCGAAGCTGCTCGATCACGCCCGCGAACACGGCTATCCGGTGGTCGCGTACTCGCCGCTCGCCGGTGGGCGAGTTCGCGAGGTCGACGCCGTCGTCGAGGTCGCGGACGCGCACGGGACGACGCCCGAGGCGGTCGCGATCGCGTGGGCGACCGCGAAGGATCCGGTGGTGACGATCCCGAAGGCCTCGTCCGAGGCACACCTCCGCGCGAATCTCGCCGCGGCCAACCTCGAACTGACCGAGTCGGAGGTCGCCGCGATCGACGCCGTGGAGCGCGAGGCGGAGCTGTTCCCGGAGTGACCGATCCTCATACGTGGATCAAATCCGGGATGAGACGAGTTCGATGACCACGATCCCGCGTCATTTTTATCGCGGGGGCGACGACGGTCGCACATGACGGAGATCATCGACGGGGAGGCGGTCGCGGCGGACGTGCGCGACGCGGTCGCCGACGAGGT is a window encoding:
- a CDS encoding aldo/keto reductase → MNLPPVGLGTMGIDDPDAVATALSLGYRHLDTARIYENETVVGEGLAAGLAGGEFDREDVTVATKLWIDDLAADAVAPAARESADRLGVDAIDLLYVHRPRGDYDPEATLPALDRLVDEGLVRNVGASNFELPDLDRAVDVLDAPLAAHQTELHPLFYKPKLLDHAREHGYPVVAYSPLAGGRVREVDAVVEVADAHGTTPEAVAIAWATAKDPVVTIPKASSEAHLRANLAAANLELTESEVAAIDAVEREAELFPE
- a CDS encoding HAD family hydrolase; translated protein: MYDAVVLDNDGVLVGRTPFDTLREAAWDAFVSLGVEDPDLAHVDDVAVGVDPATLTDICERYGVDPAEFWRVRDETAAAAQIDAARRGQKTPYDDVDALRALDASLGVVSSNQQATVDALLDHFGLAGRFEVAYGREPSVASLSRKKPSPYYIERALEDLGAETALFVGDNESDVRAADNAGIDSAFIRRPHRRSTELSCHPTYEIGDLHDLVSICGRAPEADDSA